The Pseudomonas triclosanedens genome has a window encoding:
- the hflC gene encoding protease modulator HflC — protein sequence MAALLVLAMAATACFVQVRVGEATVITRFGNPARVLTDPGLAWRWPLPFEAAVPVDLRLRTTSSGLQDVGTRDGLRIIVQAYIAWQVAPDSESIQRFMRAVQNQPDEAARQIRTLVGSALETTASGFELADLVNVDASRVRIDAFEQRLREQIERQLIDTYGVRVVQVGIERLTLPKVTLDATVDRMRAERETIATERTAEGKRKAAEIQSAAERDARIMEADANVKAAEIQAQSQVQAAEIYGKAYAGAPELYNLLRSLDTLGTIVTPNTRLVLRTDAAPFRVLVDGPALPAHAGAGHDHE from the coding sequence ATGGCGGCGCTGCTGGTGCTGGCGATGGCCGCGACGGCGTGTTTCGTCCAGGTCCGCGTCGGCGAGGCGACCGTCATCACGCGCTTCGGCAATCCCGCGCGGGTGCTGACCGATCCGGGCCTGGCGTGGCGCTGGCCGCTGCCGTTCGAGGCGGCGGTGCCGGTGGACCTGCGGTTGCGGACCACCTCCAGCGGCTTGCAGGATGTCGGTACCCGCGATGGTCTGCGGATCATCGTGCAGGCCTATATCGCCTGGCAGGTGGCGCCGGATTCGGAAAGCATCCAGCGTTTCATGCGCGCCGTGCAGAATCAGCCGGACGAGGCCGCTCGGCAGATCCGCACGCTGGTCGGTTCGGCGCTGGAAACCACCGCCAGTGGCTTCGAGCTTGCCGACCTGGTCAACGTGGACGCGAGCCGCGTGCGCATCGACGCCTTCGAGCAACGGCTGCGCGAGCAGATCGAACGGCAACTCATCGACACCTATGGGGTGCGGGTCGTCCAGGTGGGGATCGAGCGCCTGACCCTGCCCAAGGTGACGCTCGACGCTACGGTCGATCGCATGCGCGCCGAGCGCGAGACCATCGCCACCGAGCGCACCGCCGAAGGCAAGCGCAAAGCCGCCGAGATCCAGTCCGCCGCCGAACGCGATGCGCGGATAATGGAAGCCGACGCGAATGTGAAGGCCGCCGAGATCCAGGCGCAGTCGCAGGTCCAGGCGGCGGAAATCTACGGCAAGGCCTATGCCGGCGCGCCGGAGCTCTACAACCTGCTGCGCTCCCTCGATACGCTCGGCACCATTGTCACGCCGAACACGCGGCTGGTGTTGCGCACCGATGCGGCGCCGTTCCGTGTCCTGGTCGACGGACCTGCGCTTCCTGCCCACGCCGGCGCCGGTCACGACCATGAGTAG